A window of the Brassica napus cultivar Da-Ae chromosome C5, Da-Ae, whole genome shotgun sequence genome harbors these coding sequences:
- the LOC125587059 gene encoding receptor-like protein 38 — protein sequence MMIPSQSFSFIFFLSFIFNTLASPTLERDALSEFKNEFPISAPDPEDPFASSFSSWNTSSDHCSWEGVSCDVNSGEVISLFLEDIFLNGSLKSNTSLLKLQHLQHLALINCHLRGEISSSLGNLSHLMQLDLSYNELGGEIPSSMGNLSHLSHLYLSSNYLVGEIPSSIGNISPLVEIDLYGNHLIGEIPSSLGNLSHLTTLILAENHLIGEIPPSMGNLNQLTFLNLGPNNLSGNIPSSFTNFNKLSQLSLSYNQFSGGGLPHILSNLTSLSSLDLSNNHFKSKLPSDWSELNNLEIFSASGNYFVGNVPTSLFMIPSLKEVYLSENQLEGPLEFGNTSTSSELQYLDLSSNNFYGPIPEDISRFLILQTLDLSNNRFIGAIPESMSKLVSLYSLDLSNNSFTRLIPGSISKLVSLNELDLSYNKLEGQVPSFLWSLSSLKLSRNSFSNLEDSMQVVVSGRHSNLSSSSFRGPVHHVDLGSNSLRGSFPLWICKCTSLVFLDLSNNHLTGSIPSCLMHYIASVRQIILRNNNLSGSLPDIFNSATKLRSLDVSRNHLVGKLPRSLINFKSMEYLNLKGNKFKDTFPSWLSSLIRLRVLLLGSNEFYGPISSHFGFPSLRVIDISHNGFNGTLPQDYFVNWLEMSTVWVDKTKWYEHIMDKGRPSSVYMGELYNYTDSMDMMYKGVDTEFPLIFLAYKAIDFSGNEFTGQIPKSIGILKELILVNFSRNAFTGSIPSSLANITNLEALDLSHNNLSGYIPRDLAKLSFVSYLDFSHNLLQGPVPRSTQFQSQNCSSFEDNLGLYGLEEICGPIHVPHPTSGDSQHSEEFSSEESEEVLNWIAAAIAFVPGVFCGLVIGHFFFTSQKHKWLMEKFGRNHHGGIITVR from the coding sequence atgATGATTCCGAGCCAatctttttccttcatcttctttctttcctttaTATTCAACACTCTTGCTTCTCCTACTCTCGAAAGGGATGCTCTTTCGGAGTTCAAAAATGAGTTCCCGATCAGTGCACCAGACCCAGAGGATCCTTTTGCTTCCTCTTTTAGTTCGTGGAACACAAGCAGTGATCACTGTTCCTGGGAAGGTGTCTCATGCGATGTTAATTCCGGTGAGGTGATATCACTCTTCCTTGAGGACATCTTTCTCAATGGCTCTTTGAAATCAAACACTAGTCTCTTAAAACTCCAACATCTTCAGCACCTAGCCCTTATCAACTGCCATCTCAGAGGagagatttcttcttctctagGAAACCTTTCTCATCTCATGCAGCTTGACCTCTCTTATAACGAGCTGGGAGGTGAAATCCCATCTTCAATGGGAAACCTTTCTCATCTCAGTCATCTTTACCTTTCTAGCAACTACTTGGTAGGTGAAATTCCATCTTCAATAGGAAATATTTCTCCCCTCGTAGAGATTGACCTTTATGGTAATCACTTGATAGGTGAAATTCCATCTTCACTAGGAAACCTGTCCCATCTCACGACTCTTATTCTTGCTGAGAATCACTTGATAGGTGAGATTCCGCCTTCAATGGGCAACCTAAACCAGCTAACATTTTTGAACTTAGGCCCGAACAACTTGAGTGGTAACATTCCTAGTTCATTTACCAATTTCAACAAGCTCTCTCAATTATCTCTCTCATATAATCAATTCTCCGGTGGAGGTTTACCTCATATACTGTCAAATTTAACCAGCTTGTCCTCATTAGACCTTTCCAATAATCACTTCAAATCCAAGCTTCCATCTGACTGGAGTGAACTCAATAACTTGGAGATATTTTCTGCAAGTGGAAACTATTTTGTCGGGAATGTCCCTACATCCTTGTTTATGATTCCTTCACTAAAAGAGGTTTATTTGAGTGAAAACCAATTAGAGGGACCCTTAGAGTTTGGGAATACATCCACATCGTCTGAGTTACAATATCTAGACCTCTCTTCTAACAACTTCTACGGACCAATCCCTGAAGATATATCTCGATTTCTCATACTCCAAACTTTAGATCTTAGCAATAATAGGTTCATTGGGGCAATCCCTGAATCTATGTCCAAATTAGTCTCCCTATACTCTCTAGATCTTAGCAATAACAGTTTCACTCGGTTAATCCCTGGATCTATATCCAAATTAGTTTCCCTCAATGAGCTAGATCTATCCTACAACAAGTTGGAAGGTCAAGTACCGAGTTTCTTGTGGAGCCTGTCTTCTTTGAAGCTTTCTCGTAATTCTTTCAGTAACCTCGAGGATTCAATGCAAGTTGTCGTCAGTGGACGTCACTCTAATCTTAGCTCAAGTTCGTTCCGAGGACCAGTCCACCACGTTGATCTTGGTTCAAATTCACTCCGAGGATCATTTCCCCTATGGATTTGTAAGTGTACATCATTAGTCTTCTTAGATCTGTCAAACAACCATCTCACTGGTTCCATTCCTTCATGTTTGATGCATTACATTGCTTCTGTTCGCCAGATAATTCTAAGAAACAACAACTTGAGCGGATCCCTTCCAGATATCTTTAACAGTGCAACCAAGTTACGATCACTAGACGTTAGCCGTAACCATTTAGTGGGGAAGCTTCCAAGATCATTGATCAACTTCAAGTCTATGGAATATCTGAATCTGAAAGGAAACAAGTTCAAGGACACGTTTCCATCTTGGTTGAGTTCTTTGATACGGTTACGTGTTCTGCTTCTCGGATCAAATGAATTTTACGGTCCAATCTCTTCACATTTTGGGTTTCCAAGTCTCCGAGTCATTGACATATCACACAATGGCTTCAATGGAACATTGCCACAAGATTATTTTGTGAACTGGCTTGAAATGTCAACGGTGTGGGTAGATAAAACCAAATGGTATGAGCATATTATGGACAAAGGCCGTCCAAGTTCGGTATACATGGGGGAATTATACAATTATACGGACTCGATGGATATGATGTATAAAGGTGTAGACACAGAGTTTCCACTGATCTTTCTTGCGTACAAAGCCATCGATTTCTCTGGAAACGAATTCACGGGACAGATCCCTAAATCAATTGGCATATTGAAAGAATTGATTCTTGTCAACTTTTCAAGAAATGCATTTACAGGCAGTATCCCATCATCCTTggcaaatataacaaatttagaGGCACTAGATCTTTCTCACAATAACCTTTCTGGTTATATCCCTCGTGATCTTGCCAAACTCTCATTCGTGTCATACTTGGACTTCTCCCACAACCTTCTCCAAGGGCCAGTTCCACGAAGCACTCAGTTTCAGAGTCAAAATTGTTCTTCATTCGAGGACAACCTTGGACTCTATGGTCTCGAGGAAATTTGTGGACCGATCCATGTTCCTCATCCTACATCGGGAGATTCCCAACATTCCGAGGAATTTTCATCCGAAGAGTCAGAAGAAGTGTTGAACTGGATAGCAGCTGCAATAGCCTTCGTACCTGGTGTGTTCTGTGGATTGGTGATCGGACATTTCTTTTTCACTTCACAAAAACACAAATGGTTGATGGAGAAGTTCGGTCGAAACCATCATGGTGGGATCATCACTGTTCGTTAA